A region from the Candidatus Electrothrix scaldis genome encodes:
- a CDS encoding efflux RND transporter permease subunit gives MIISDLAVKKSISVLVLAALILVMGTYSYLTLPREAEPDISIPHIFVSTAYRGVAPGDIENSITIEIENKLKSLDGVKNVKSISSEGQSLIDVEFITGIDIDDALRKVKDKVDEAKGELPTDLEDDPYVFEVNISEMPILIFSLAGTCGERCLKEIADDLEDEIEGVPGVLEVEITGAREREIRVEYFPEKLAYYGLSIPEVQAAVQGENSNTSGGALHMGDGKFQVRVPGEFKTPEELYGLVIGTHGGQPVYARDVARVLDTFKEETSRSRLNGLPAINIVVKKRSGENIIAIADAVDAILQQSQPIWPKGTTITKVLDKAKDTKANVADLENNILSGLVLVVVVIFFAMGIRNALLVSMAIPFSMLLSFTVLQFLGITLNMIVLFSLTLALGMLVDNAIVIIENIYRFMEQGVGRVEAAMKGTSEVAMPVIGSTLTTLAVFSPMLFWPGIMGEFMGYLPLTLIVTLSSSLFVALVINPALASLFMKSAKQGRSVSSAEVEAAGEQPVTIQGPLLRPYAGLLRFSLAHPFALIAAAVFLLVFMIQGWLLVVGIKKPVEFFPDIHPKGIYVNTDMPEGADLNYIDGILRQIEEAVAGKGGNSNTSDSGKDTKSSGPSDLPYVKIIYSKAVTATGGGSAFEPNTPNHVGIRFIDLEDRTPPRTTYDTVDDIRKRIKDIAGARVTVAMEAEGPPTGDAINIEISGDNFDVLSSITKEIRAALEKIPHVVDIRDNFVEGTPSVRIKIDRQKAALFGLNTLAIASAIKTSYNGLVISSFREGNEDYDITAQLPEKDRRVDNVLREFMIPTPSGVIVPLSTLATIDYTGSLGNINRINNQRTITIKANVDETKITGPVVREQAEKLLAQMHLPPGYTVRFTGENQEQEESQGFLSKAFVIALFFIFLILVTQFNSVSQPFIIMSSVILSMGGAFFGLMLYRQPFGVIMTGIGVISLAGVVVNNAIVLIDYTNKLRENGFALLDAVVSAGATRLRPVLLTAVTTVLGLIPMVTGVSYDFRNLRISWVSESSQWWQSMAVVVIFGLLVATFLTLVVVPVLYFLIERSKEMFTAGREQYEEKRMNAYLLLAREKNQ, from the coding sequence ATGATCATCTCCGACCTTGCCGTCAAAAAAAGCATCTCTGTCCTGGTTCTGGCCGCCCTTATCCTGGTCATGGGTACCTACAGCTACCTCACCCTGCCCCGCGAGGCTGAGCCGGACATCAGCATCCCCCATATCTTTGTCTCCACCGCCTATCGCGGCGTGGCACCGGGTGATATCGAGAACTCCATCACCATTGAGATAGAAAATAAGCTCAAAAGCCTGGATGGGGTAAAAAACGTCAAATCAATTAGCTCAGAAGGCCAATCGCTGATCGATGTAGAATTCATCACCGGCATAGATATCGACGATGCCCTGCGCAAGGTCAAGGATAAGGTAGATGAGGCCAAAGGGGAACTCCCCACAGACCTGGAAGATGATCCCTATGTCTTTGAGGTCAATATCTCCGAGATGCCGATCCTGATCTTCTCCCTGGCCGGGACCTGCGGAGAACGCTGCCTGAAAGAAATAGCCGACGATCTGGAGGACGAGATCGAAGGCGTGCCCGGAGTACTGGAAGTGGAGATTACCGGCGCCCGGGAACGAGAAATCCGGGTTGAATACTTCCCGGAAAAGCTGGCCTATTACGGACTGAGCATCCCAGAGGTCCAGGCAGCAGTTCAGGGAGAAAACAGCAACACCTCGGGCGGTGCCCTTCATATGGGAGACGGCAAGTTTCAGGTCCGTGTACCCGGCGAATTCAAGACCCCGGAAGAACTCTACGGTCTTGTCATCGGAACCCACGGCGGGCAGCCTGTCTACGCCCGGGATGTTGCGCGGGTGCTGGACACCTTTAAGGAAGAGACCAGTCGTTCCCGGCTTAATGGACTCCCTGCCATCAATATCGTGGTCAAAAAACGTTCCGGTGAAAACATCATCGCCATTGCCGATGCCGTCGATGCCATCCTCCAACAAAGTCAACCTATCTGGCCTAAAGGAACCACAATTACCAAGGTATTAGATAAGGCCAAGGACACAAAAGCCAATGTTGCTGATCTGGAAAATAATATTCTCAGTGGCTTGGTCCTGGTTGTGGTGGTTATCTTCTTTGCTATGGGCATCCGCAATGCCCTGCTGGTCAGCATGGCTATCCCCTTTTCCATGCTGCTCTCCTTCACGGTGCTTCAGTTTTTGGGGATCACCCTGAATATGATCGTCCTGTTCAGCCTGACCCTGGCCCTGGGTATGCTGGTGGATAATGCTATCGTCATCATTGAAAACATCTACCGCTTCATGGAACAGGGCGTGGGCCGGGTTGAAGCGGCTATGAAGGGAACCTCGGAGGTGGCGATGCCGGTGATTGGGTCCACCCTGACCACCTTGGCCGTGTTCTCGCCCATGCTTTTCTGGCCCGGCATCATGGGTGAATTTATGGGATACCTGCCCCTGACCCTGATCGTCACTCTGTCCTCCAGCCTCTTCGTGGCCCTGGTGATCAATCCGGCCCTGGCCTCCCTGTTCATGAAGAGCGCCAAACAGGGGCGCTCGGTCTCTTCCGCCGAGGTGGAAGCGGCCGGAGAACAGCCCGTGACCATCCAGGGGCCGCTCCTGCGCCCCTATGCCGGGCTGCTCAGATTCAGCCTGGCCCATCCCTTTGCCCTGATTGCGGCGGCGGTCTTTCTCCTGGTCTTCATGATCCAGGGCTGGCTTTTGGTGGTGGGCATTAAAAAGCCTGTGGAATTTTTCCCGGATATTCACCCCAAGGGCATCTATGTTAATACGGACATGCCGGAGGGCGCAGATCTGAACTATATTGACGGTATCCTCCGCCAGATTGAGGAGGCCGTGGCCGGGAAAGGAGGCAATAGCAACACGTCAGATTCAGGTAAGGACACAAAATCCTCCGGTCCCAGCGACCTGCCGTATGTCAAAATCATCTACAGCAAGGCCGTCACCGCCACCGGCGGCGGATCTGCATTCGAACCCAATACCCCTAACCATGTGGGGATCCGCTTTATTGATCTGGAAGACCGCACTCCCCCCCGTACCACCTATGATACGGTGGACGATATCCGTAAACGGATCAAGGATATTGCCGGAGCCAGGGTCACCGTGGCAATGGAGGCGGAAGGCCCGCCCACGGGTGATGCAATTAATATTGAAATCAGCGGCGACAACTTTGATGTACTCAGCAGCATTACCAAAGAAATTCGTGCTGCCCTGGAAAAAATTCCCCATGTGGTCGATATTCGCGATAACTTTGTGGAAGGAACTCCCTCGGTACGAATCAAGATTGATCGCCAGAAGGCAGCCCTGTTCGGCCTCAACACCCTTGCTATCGCTTCGGCCATCAAGACCTCCTATAACGGTCTGGTCATTTCCTCCTTTCGGGAGGGCAATGAGGACTACGACATTACGGCGCAGCTGCCGGAAAAGGACCGCCGGGTCGATAATGTCCTGCGTGAGTTTATGATCCCGACACCGTCCGGGGTTATCGTACCACTGTCCACCTTGGCAACAATAGACTACACCGGTTCCCTGGGCAATATCAACCGGATCAATAACCAACGGACCATTACGATCAAGGCCAATGTGGATGAAACAAAGATCACCGGCCCGGTGGTCCGGGAACAGGCGGAGAAGCTATTGGCGCAAATGCATTTGCCCCCAGGCTACACTGTCCGCTTTACCGGAGAAAACCAGGAACAGGAGGAATCCCAGGGATTCCTCAGCAAGGCCTTTGTCATTGCTCTTTTTTTCATTTTCCTGATTTTGGTCACCCAGTTCAACTCAGTGAGCCAGCCCTTTATCATTATGAGCTCAGTGATACTATCAATGGGTGGAGCCTTTTTCGGCCTAATGCTCTATCGCCAACCCTTTGGCGTCATCATGACCGGTATCGGGGTCATCTCACTGGCCGGGGTCGTGGTCAATAACGCCATCGTCCTGATTGATTACACCAATAAGCTGCGCGAGAACGGCTTTGCCCTGCTGGATGCTGTGGTCTCTGCTGGTGCCACCCGCCTGCGCCCGGTTCTCCTCACCGCCGTGACCACGGTCCTGGGCCTGATCCCTATGGTCACCGGAGTCTCCTACGACTTCCGCAACCTGCGCATCTCCTGGGTCAGTGAGTCCAGCCAGTGGTGGCAGTCTATGGCTGTGGTGGTTATCTTCGGCCTGCTGGTCGCCACTTTCCTGACCCTGGTGGTGGTGCCGGTGCTGTATTTCCTGATTGAGCGGAGTAAGGAGATGTTTACGGCAGGGCGAGAGCAGTATGAAGAAAAAAGAATGAACGCCTATTTGCTGCTTGCACGGGAAAAAAATCAATAA
- a CDS encoding type II toxin-antitoxin system VapC family toxin: MKILFDTHAFIWWDSNISRLSPKALELCQDPENSLLLSTASIWEMQIKHQLGKMKLKLPLNDIVEAQQETNGT; this comes from the coding sequence GTGAAGATTTTATTCGATACGCACGCATTTATTTGGTGGGACAGTAATATCTCCAGGCTTTCTCCCAAGGCTCTTGAGCTCTGCCAAGATCCTGAAAACAGCTTGTTGCTCAGTACTGCAAGTATTTGGGAAATGCAAATCAAGCATCAGCTCGGGAAAATGAAGCTCAAGCTGCCGTTAAATGATATCGTAGAAGCCCAGCAGGAAACTAATGGTACCTAG